The genomic interval TTAATGCTATCTTCAACTGAAGGAGAAGTTACTTCCAGCATCCATGTTGCAGGGTTATAGCCTTCATTAATCTTAGGAACCCCAGGAACTGCCTGAAGGGAAATCGTTTTGGTTAAGTGCAAGTAAATTTAGGCATTCTTGAAAACTCCTTGGGTATTATAGCATAAAGGCACATCAAAAACTAATAAAAATGACCAATGCCTGGAAACCAAAAAGTGTATAGAACTATATTGATGCTTTTCTCAGGTCAATTATTCTGTCTAATATTTTGAGAGTTGttcaaatttattattaaaataagtaATCCAATTGAACTGGAATCACTTTTGAGGCGACTATATATCTACAAAAGGTCATACGCTGACCCCGAGCGGCCTTCACGATTGGCCCCACAACCATCTGTAGAAAGGTAAATTAAGAAATCAAGGTAAATCAAGAAATCGAGTAGGCCACCACATAGGAGGGTATTTCCACTGGCTTTGTATGGAATCGACCCTTGCCCATTTTTGCAAATCTACCATGCGGTGACCAACTCGGCTATGCCCTGAAGGCCACTTCTGAGGCAACTATagtcatgcttgtatgtggtacTGGCCTTCCTAATGCTTGCTGCTCTTCTTATGCCTCTTGGATTATTCTTCTAGAAGCTAAATGTCAAATGTCTACACGATGGATATTTAAACTCACTCTACCTACTTACAGATAAAGACATCTTGGAAGAGTGCAGTTTGATTTGATGCACCGTGCAGAGATTTGGTGGTCGAGCTAGAATTTTGGAATGTGAGGCAAATGTCTGGACCCTTGAAAGAGTTTACTAGTGCCGCTGAGGTGAAAATGAAAGGTTCTTCCCAGATTTTCAGGAAAGGAAAGATGGAAGATGTGAAAAAAGGTTTTCTAGGAAGTCAAAGTTGAAGGAAATCAGATGTCAACATTGTAAAATCAACCTATGAGAATTTGAGACATGTTACAAAGGCATAAAAGGTAACATATAAAGTCGGAACTCACTTGAAAGTATTCTATAACCTTGCGAGAGTGATGCCCAATTGCTCCAGCATATATAATTTGACCTCCCCTCTTCATCAAAAGTAGCTGGAAACCATAATAAAAAGTAAGCCCCTTGTGAatcgattatatatatatatatatatatatatatatatatatatatatatatagtatgtatatatttaaaaacttaaaaagaaattaaaggcTCAAGAACCTCATCGAAAGATTCAAATATGTCTATGCTTGGTTGGTGGATTGTACAAACAACAGTTCGTCCAGTGTTCACTGTGTTTCTCACTGTCCGCATGACTATGGCTGCAGCTCTAGCATCTAGACCTGATGTTGGCTCGTCCATGAAAATAATGGATGGATTTGCGACCAGCTCAACAGCAATTGTGAGTCTTTTTCTCTGCTCTGTTGATAAACCgtcaatccctggaactccaacCAAAGCATCTCTCATTACATCCAGTTCAACTAACTCCATGACCTCCTCCACAAACATCTAGAGTATGGAAACACAAGTATTAATTATTATATCATCACTTCAAGCAAAATAATTTTGTAGTAATAATCAAGTGTACGATATGATTGAAGTCTCTGGTTATCTCTGCCAGGCATTACTAATTGTATGTCGTTGAACAGTTAAAATATCCAAACAGGAAAAAGGCTCCTAGCTTCATGTAACAGTAGCATGAATAGACATAGCCCACAACTGTTTTTCTCCAAGAAATAAGCCTAGCAACACAGTCAGTTCAAGAAAAAACAGAAACATGTCACAGAAAACCCTATAGAATGAAATAAACAATCACACCTTCATATTAAAGTCTCAATCAAATACTTCATAGTGGCAGGGGTATGCCATCCATTGGTGTGACAGATTCATTGGTGTGagcatctgttttttttttctgacaTCCATTTCAGACATATTGAAATCACATTTGATATCTCCCATCACTTATTTGACTGGACAAATAATGTACTGCATGAAAGAAAGTACCATTTTGGAGTAGATAAAGTGGCCTGATTTGACACAAACGTCAACTGTAGAAACTAGAATAAAAGATTAATAGTGGACTTCCCAATGAAATCTGTAATGATGATTAACATAAACATATTCTAAACTTGATCTGTGAAATAACCAAGCAGAAACAGAAATTTGAAACAAAAACATGGATTGCGTTTGAGAATCCTACTACTTCCCATACCTAACCCCCCATCCCACCCCACCCCCCCACACACAAAATTCAGGaacaaaaactaaataaaagaaaatgcCACTCAAATTTCTTACCTTGTCAATACTGAAATTGGTTCCCAatctgacaaaaaaaaaatagtaaaaacagAAAATTTGATTGTTTAACCAACCTCTCGTATTTCCTTGTCTATTTCGGGGGCAAGACGCAGCCAAGCAGAGTATACAAGCGATTCATAAACAGTCACATAAGGTGAGTGGATGTCATTTTGTTCACAGTAACCACTAATCCGAGCAAACGTCTCTTGCTTTTTAGGATAGCCAGAAATGCTGATACGGCCTTTAATATAACCACCAGTTTTTCTTCCTGCCAGAACATCCATTAAGGTAGTCTTTCCTGCTCCACTTACTCCAACCAATGCTGTCAGCACACCAGGCCTCAATGCACCACTTACATTAGATAGCAATTGGAGATGATCTTCCTTGACTCCTTGGTTCTTCATTTCCTGATATAGGAAGTAGGAAATAAGTCATGCTAACTTTCCTTTCTTTATGTTTGTTCTATAGGAGAATATTGCTTGAAAAGGTACAAAATGGAGAAATCTGGTGCTAGAATTCACCATAATTTTGAATGTTCCTCTATATGTGTATTCTCCTATGCACATTTCCCCTTGTATTATTGTATATATGCATGTTAAAGTCATCCCTTCACAAGAGTGGAAAACTCACACTAGGTTTCTTTAttctttttctaaacagaattttcTTAAATTGTACTTCAGTGAACtggtatcattttttttattttgccaATATTCCCTAAGTGATGCATGATTAAATTTGCTAAAATGCACGTGAAAAAGAAGCAAGCTCAGTGACATTTGTTCacagaaataagaaaagagattctAAGAAAGCAATTCACACAAAATGACCATTATAGGAATCTTGGATTATACTGCCTCCATTTTTGCAATATAACCATTTTAGGTTGAAGCTTTTTTGGATAAGCAAGATTCAAAACAAAGATGGCTACTTGATAGAATTATATCCACTGTAGAACTGTAGATGATATACTTAATTTCAGGTATGTCATCCATGTATTGTGATTCTAGACAAATTGGAAAGAAAGGAGTATCTCAAACAAGAGTTGTGTGATCTACAATGAGTACACTCTTAGGTAACTTATTTGTAACTATTGACTTACTGTAGGCATATCAACATGGTAGTTCAAATGTCTGAAAGCAAGAGAAAGTGGCTGAAAAGGCAGCACCATTCCCCTCCTAGCTGGATGAACTGAAGAATTGAAACTCTCAATCTCCAAGCTGTTTCTTCGACCAGCAGCTACATCAGCATATAGAATTAAGAGTTTCAGAAACAATTgaatacattttaaaaaaaaataaaagccaAAACAGAACTTCTGCTGTAGCCCATTAACAACCTATTAGAGCATATCAGGGTTATTTAACACTATTCATTTCTCATGAGCTATTGATTTCATCTTGAATTTGTCCCTTAATTTAAATCCTAACCTTTAGACACATGATGGTGTCATGCGAATGATTTAAAATCAATcacattatattatatattaatttatgaTGGCTGAATTACTTGAGTAACTGCTCATCACTGTCTATCTCATACACTATACTAAACTTAAGAAGATAATAAAAAAGATatcataaattttaaaagtaaattcAATTAGACAAACTAACCTTCTAAATCAGGTGTAGCAGATTTCCAGCTACTTCTTATCAGTTCAAAACTCTGGTCTTTGTCTGCTAACAAATTCTTTCTTTTGTTACTTTCTGATTCCTCATCAATGACAAAATGTTGAGAACTTCCAATAGCTATACAAAGATAATTCCATCAGACTAACTCATGtgaaaatgaaaaaccaaattagTGAACTGACAACTTACGGTTCAAAAAGGTAAGTGAAAGTATAAACAACATATTGAAGAGAAGGGCAAAGCCTACAAGTGCTCCGATAGAAATCCAATACCAATAACCATCAACAAACAGTCCTCGAGATTTTAGAATGGCTGTTCCTATTGTTGGTGCATTGACATTGGTGTCATTGTTTGGCTGTAACAAAGATGAAGACGTGCATTAAGTTTCAGATGTCCTGTGTTGTCATTCTTTTACTCACTGATTACAAAAGTTCATAATTATAAATCTAGGTGTTTATCAATATGTTCCTTTAGGAACATAGAATGCTTAAGAAATATGAAAATAATCTTACAGTGTTCCATCTATGGTCAAGGAACTCATTAATAGCTATTGCATTTTGCCCATACATCATCGGAGAACTCCAGTAACCCCAGATCCACCAAGGCTTGATATCATCTGCTCACATAGAGAAAGGACAAAGATGAGTTTATGATTCAACACGAATCCATATACTAGGGAGGAGTTACACAGTGATTCAACATCAGATTCCAATTACATTTGTGAACATTAGTTACTAATTAAATAGAAAGAGGCAAAGATAAGGTGCGAAGAACATCTCCTAGAAGATAATAATAACCTTTAGAGACGACGAATCCTCCTAGAACAAACACAATAAGTAGAGCAAATGTTCCAAATGTATTGGCCATAACCATAGTTCTTCCAGCTGCGGCAATAAAGCGGAAAAGAGAGAGAGACACTTGGTGTACAAGGAAAAGTGCTAGGAACTGACGGAAGAAACTGCCAAATTAAGTATAGATGAGATGGAACAATTTTATTGCATTCAATTCAGAGTAAGTGATGAAATAGAGAATATATAACAAATCCTTAACTACATACCGTCCGACGGAGGGAGCAAAACCAATTGAGTAGTATGTCAGGATAATCCAGATTCCAGATTCCAACAAGGATAGAGGAATCTTCAGGAGCCAATATGACAATCCAAAAGCCCATGGTGGGAAAAATAAGAAATCTCTTTGTCTATAGAAAACTGGCAACTTGTAGATGGTCATTGATATATCTGCCATCCCATTAAACATCACATTGACCAAACTGTAAAACAATGAGCCATAGAACTTGTCACCATCGGCAATTGTGTTATGATGCATTGTAGTTCTTAGAAACACAGTCATGGCTATCAATGAAAGTATGGTTATTTGGGTAGTTTTGAAAACATAGAGAAATGAGTTGCGTTTCATTAGCAACCATTCTCTTGACAAGCAAGCCTTGAGAAGTTCCCATTTAGAAATGCCATATTTTTCTCTAGTGAGTGCAGCACGATGTGCTTTCCTTCTATCAAAAGGAACAACTAGGTCCTCTGAAAGCCGTTTTCCAACATGAAATGATTTAAAATGCTGCACAAACTCTGAAACTGAAATATAACGGTAACGTTGGTCCTTGACATACCAGTACTGTTCTTGATCCTTTCTTGAAGTTACCTCTTGAAGAAAATCTGCGACCCCTTTCCTTTCAGGACATTTGAAACCAAGAGATccaaagaactcaagaacattCTCTCGAGGACCTTGGTATATGATTTGTCCCT from Zingiber officinale cultivar Zhangliang chromosome 6B, Zo_v1.1, whole genome shotgun sequence carries:
- the LOC121988624 gene encoding ABC transporter G family member 39-like isoform X2 gives rise to the protein MTLLLGPPASGKTTLLLALCGKLDNSLRKSGRITYCGHELSEFVPQRTCAYISQLDLHNGEMTVRETLDFSGRCLGVGTRYEMLSELSRRERYAGIKPDPEIDAFMRATSIKGQKTSIATDYILKVLGLDICADILVGDEMRRGISGGQKKRMTTGEMLTGPARALFMDEISTGLDSSTTFQIVKFIRQMVHVLDGTVLISLLQPAPETFELFDDVILLSEGQIIYQGPRENVLEFFGSLGFKCPERKGVADFLQEVTSRKDQEQYWYVKDQRYRYISVSEFVQHFKSFHVGKRLSEDLVVPFDRRKAHRAALTREKYGISKWELLKACLSREWLLMKRNSFLYVFKTTQITILSLIAMTVFLRTTMHHNTIADGDKFYGSLFYSLVNVMFNGMADISMTIYKLPVFYRQRDFLFFPPWAFGLSYWLLKIPLSLLESGIWIILTYYSIGFAPSVGRFFRQFLALFLVHQVSLSLFRFIAAAGRTMVMANTFGTFALLIVFVLGGFVVSKDDIKPWWIWGYWSSPMMYGQNAIAINEFLDHRWNTPNNDTNVNAPTIGTAILKSRGLFVDGYWYWISIGALVGFALLFNMLFILSLTFLNPIGSSQHFVIDEESESNKRKNLLADKDQSFELIRSSWKSATPDLEAAGRRNSLEIESFNSSVHPARRGMVLPFQPLSLAFRHLNYHVDMPTEMKNQGVKEDHLQLLSNVSGALRPGVLTALVGVSGAGKTTLMDVLAGRKTGGYIKGRISISGYPKKQETFARISGYCEQNDIHSPYVTVYESLVYSAWLRLAPEIDKEIREMFVEEVMELVELDVMRDALVGVPGIDGLSTEQRKRLTIAVELVANPSIIFMDEPTSGLDARAAAIVMRTVRNTVNTGRTVVCTIHQPSIDIFESFDELLLMKRGGQIIYAGAIGHHSRKVIEYFQAVPGVPKINEGYNPATWMLEVTSPSVEDSINVDFAQVYAHSSLCRKNKQLIKALFVPSVDSEDLHFPTKYAQSFGTQCIACCWKHYWSYWRNPQYNGVRFFITIVIGLIFGTMFWQKGDNINKEQDVLDLVGAIYAAIFFLGATNAMTVQPVVGIERTVFYRERAAGMYSALAYAFAQVNVEMVYVLAQGLIYTLLLFPMIGFGWHTSNFLWFLFFIIACFSYFILYGMMVVALTPNHQVAAILSSFFYTFWNLYAGFLITRPSMPVWWRWYCWGDPVAWTIYGLVASQLGQNDKSIEIPGESNVTVKQFLKHYFGYQHSFLAYVALAHLAFILLFFFLFVYCIKYLNFQKR